One Euzebyales bacterium DNA window includes the following coding sequences:
- a CDS encoding Nramp family divalent metal transporter, which produces MASETSPQGSVGTELAIEIPSKYLPGIPYEDLPEPTTFRKVVGPSVILLATSIGSGEYVLWPFITSQVGLVVMWMAVVGITLQYFINMEIERYTLATGETAVTGFTRLWRPWGVVMALLALISWGWPGWATGASTALTFVLGTSTDAVPYITIAALVAIGIALTVSPVVYQAVEKIQMVLVAVIVLFIIAAVFVAIDGQTYVELGKGVVSFGQIPEGVGTATLLGALAFAGAGGTVNLVQSNWIRDKGLAMGARIPRIVSPFTGEEEAMVSTGYFFHRDEQNMRRWRGWWKLANQEQFWLFLVVGGLSILLLSALTFATIGTGSEAEDFDFVRFEGEALQEAIAPWFGQFFWITGIVVLLSTNLGVLDHMGRITADVLKVDFLRDNDNWSESRIYFVVIWAEIAFGAIVLLTVVDAPLVLLVISSSINGVVMFIYSGLLIQLNWGKLPAEIKLRSYRLVVMGLAVLFFGYFSVVTIIDQFGQLLGG; this is translated from the coding sequence GTGGCATCGGAGACGTCGCCGCAGGGGTCGGTGGGCACCGAGCTCGCGATCGAGATCCCGTCGAAGTACCTGCCGGGCATCCCGTACGAAGATCTCCCGGAACCGACCACGTTCCGCAAGGTCGTCGGACCGAGCGTCATCCTCCTCGCGACCTCGATCGGGTCGGGCGAGTACGTGCTCTGGCCGTTCATCACTTCGCAGGTGGGCCTGGTCGTCATGTGGATGGCGGTCGTCGGCATCACGCTGCAGTACTTCATCAACATGGAGATCGAGCGCTACACCCTCGCCACCGGCGAGACGGCGGTCACGGGCTTCACGCGACTGTGGCGGCCGTGGGGCGTGGTCATGGCGCTGCTGGCCTTGATCTCGTGGGGATGGCCGGGATGGGCGACCGGGGCGTCGACGGCGCTCACCTTCGTGTTGGGCACCAGCACCGACGCGGTGCCGTACATCACCATCGCAGCACTGGTCGCGATCGGCATCGCGCTCACGGTCTCGCCCGTGGTCTACCAGGCCGTCGAGAAGATCCAGATGGTCCTGGTCGCAGTCATCGTCCTGTTCATCATTGCGGCGGTGTTCGTCGCCATCGACGGCCAGACCTACGTCGAGCTGGGCAAGGGCGTCGTCAGCTTCGGGCAGATCCCCGAGGGCGTCGGCACGGCGACCCTGCTCGGCGCGCTGGCGTTCGCCGGCGCCGGCGGGACCGTCAACCTCGTCCAGTCGAACTGGATCCGCGACAAGGGACTGGCGATGGGCGCGCGGATCCCCAGGATCGTCTCACCGTTCACCGGCGAAGAGGAGGCGATGGTCTCGACCGGCTACTTCTTCCACCGCGACGAGCAGAACATGCGCCGCTGGCGTGGCTGGTGGAAGCTCGCCAACCAAGAGCAGTTCTGGTTGTTCCTCGTGGTCGGTGGCCTGTCGATCCTGCTGCTGTCGGCGTTGACGTTCGCGACCATCGGCACCGGCAGCGAAGCTGAGGACTTCGACTTCGTCAGGTTCGAGGGTGAGGCGCTGCAGGAGGCCATCGCACCGTGGTTCGGCCAGTTCTTCTGGATCACGGGCATCGTCGTCCTACTGTCGACCAATCTCGGGGTGCTCGACCACATGGGCCGCATCACCGCCGACGTGCTGAAGGTCGATTTCCTGCGCGACAACGACAACTGGTCCGAGAGCCGCATCTACTTCGTGGTGATCTGGGCGGAGATCGCGTTCGGCGCCATCGTGCTGCTGACCGTGGTCGACGCGCCGCTGGTGCTCCTGGTGATCTCGTCGTCGATCAACGGCGTGGTGATGTTCATCTACTCCGGGCTGCTGATCCAGCTCAACTGGGGCAAGCTGCCGGCCGAGATCAAGTTGCGCAGCTACCGCCTGGTGGTCATGGGTCTGGCGGTGCTGTTCTTCGGCTACTTCTCGGTGGTGACGATCATCGACCAGTTCGGCCAGCTCCTCGGCGGCTGA
- a CDS encoding CoA ester lyase, which translates to MTLQPFQSVGRVQARPVRLRRSVLAVPGSDAKMLARAGERGADEIFLDLEDAVAPDAKERARHTVVEALCTHDYGDAVVAVRVNDATTPHQYRDIVTLFQGASGRFDCLIVPKVDHPGQLWFVEHLLTQLEVEAGVDVRHGCEVQIESGTGVVHMAETARVTDRIESLTFGPGDYAASIGVPQLEIGAPEPGYPGYQWAAVASQIVTVAQSVGADAIDGPYSDFRDADGFRQMATLARLSGMDGKWCIHPSQVELANELFTPTPEQFADATELLAAYHEHSAAGRGAGLHHGRMIDEASRKMAEKLVARGRAAGLEA; encoded by the coding sequence GTGACGCTGCAACCGTTCCAGAGTGTCGGAAGGGTCCAGGCGCGGCCGGTCCGCTTGCGTCGCTCGGTGCTGGCCGTGCCCGGCTCGGACGCGAAGATGCTCGCCCGAGCGGGCGAGCGCGGCGCCGACGAGATCTTCCTGGACCTCGAGGACGCGGTCGCGCCCGACGCCAAGGAGCGTGCGCGCCACACGGTCGTCGAGGCGCTGTGCACGCACGACTACGGCGATGCCGTGGTCGCCGTCCGGGTCAACGACGCCACCACTCCCCACCAGTACCGCGACATCGTGACCCTGTTCCAGGGCGCCTCGGGGCGCTTCGACTGCCTCATCGTCCCGAAGGTCGACCACCCGGGTCAGCTCTGGTTCGTCGAGCACCTGCTGACCCAGCTCGAGGTGGAGGCGGGCGTCGACGTGCGGCACGGGTGCGAGGTGCAGATCGAGTCGGGGACCGGCGTGGTGCACATGGCCGAGACGGCGCGTGTGACCGACCGCATCGAGAGCCTGACGTTCGGACCGGGGGACTACGCCGCGAGTATCGGCGTGCCACAGCTCGAGATCGGCGCGCCTGAGCCCGGCTACCCCGGGTACCAGTGGGCGGCCGTCGCGTCACAGATCGTGACGGTCGCGCAGTCGGTCGGCGCCGACGCGATCGACGGCCCCTACAGCGACTTTCGCGATGCCGACGGGTTCAGGCAGATGGCGACCCTGGCCAGGCTGTCGGGCATGGACGGCAAGTGGTGCATCCACCCGTCCCAGGTGGAGCTGGCCAACGAGCTGTTCACGCCCACGCCCGAGCAGTTCGCCGACGCCACAGAGCTGCTCGCCGCCTACCACGAGCACTCGGCCGCCGGTCGCGGGGCCGGCCTGCACCACGGTCGGATGATAGACGAGGCCAGCCGCAAGATGGCGGAGAAGCTCGTGGCGCGGGGACGCGCGGCCGGTCTCGAAGCCTGA
- the folK gene encoding 2-amino-4-hydroxy-6-hydroxymethyldihydropteridine diphosphokinase: MHSAWAPPGREVFTFLGLGSNMGDRMGHLQGGVDLLHATRGVRVDAVSGVYETAPVGGPEQDHYLNLAVRVATTRSPHGLLRVCHRVERAHDRRRSVRWGPRTLDVDILLYDDRVIATRRLQVPHPRLVERAFALVPLIEVAPGASLPDGRSLVQVVAGLAPIRDVVMVGRQVVAP, from the coding sequence ATGCATAGCGCGTGGGCGCCACCTGGGCGTGAGGTCTTCACCTTCCTTGGCCTGGGCAGCAACATGGGAGACCGCATGGGCCACCTCCAGGGTGGCGTCGATCTGCTGCACGCGACGCGGGGCGTCCGCGTCGACGCGGTCTCCGGCGTGTACGAGACCGCACCGGTTGGCGGTCCCGAGCAGGACCACTACCTGAACCTGGCGGTCCGCGTGGCGACGACACGTTCGCCGCACGGGCTGCTGCGCGTGTGCCATCGGGTCGAGCGGGCACACGACCGGCGGCGGTCGGTCCGCTGGGGGCCACGGACGCTCGACGTCGACATCCTTCTCTACGACGACCGGGTCATCGCGACGCGGCGCCTGCAGGTCCCACACCCCCGACTGGTCGAACGGGCCTTCGCACTGGTCCCGCTGATCGAGGTCGCACCCGGCGCGTCGCTGCCGGACGGCCGCTCGCTGGTCCAGGTCGTCGCTGGGCTCGCGCCGATCCGCGACGTCGTGATGGTGGGTCGCCAGGTGGTCGCGCCGTGA
- the panC gene encoding pantoate--beta-alanine ligase: MLVTDDFRTLRAWRRDADGPVALVPTMGALHAGHLSLVAAARSRCPTVVASVFVNPLQFGPDEDLDSYPRDLPGDLDKLRAAGVDAVFAPQVEQFVGDLVTTVTVDDVTRRFEGTSRPGHFAGVATIVTKLFNVVGPDVACFGEKDYQQLITIGRMVADLDVPVEIVGLPIVRDDDGLALSSRNVRLSADERVTALRLSTALRVADATWGGDADRARDAMWRTLRDGDGIDVDYADVVDETTLVPLTGAGHTSGRALVAARVGTTRLIDNLLLALRQERRLDPPADADRASRNGPGGSGERRVDRPADADRASRYGPGNLRPVDEGLEAH; encoded by the coding sequence ATGCTGGTCACCGACGACTTCCGGACCCTGCGGGCGTGGCGGCGGGACGCCGACGGGCCCGTCGCGCTTGTGCCGACGATGGGCGCGCTGCACGCCGGCCACCTGTCGCTCGTGGCCGCCGCACGGTCACGCTGTCCGACCGTCGTCGCCAGCGTGTTCGTCAATCCGCTGCAGTTCGGCCCGGATGAGGACCTCGACAGCTATCCGCGCGACCTGCCGGGCGACCTCGACAAGCTGCGGGCGGCGGGGGTCGACGCTGTGTTCGCCCCACAGGTCGAGCAGTTCGTCGGCGACCTGGTGACGACGGTGACCGTCGATGACGTGACGAGGCGCTTCGAGGGCACGTCGCGGCCCGGCCACTTCGCCGGGGTGGCCACGATCGTGACCAAGCTGTTCAACGTGGTCGGGCCAGACGTCGCGTGCTTCGGCGAGAAGGACTACCAGCAGCTGATCACGATCGGCCGCATGGTCGCCGACCTCGACGTCCCCGTCGAGATCGTCGGGCTGCCCATCGTCCGCGACGACGACGGCCTTGCGCTGTCGAGCCGCAACGTGCGCCTGTCCGCCGACGAGCGCGTCACGGCGCTGCGGCTGTCGACCGCGCTGCGCGTCGCGGACGCGACGTGGGGCGGTGACGCCGACCGGGCTCGGGATGCGATGTGGCGGACGCTGCGGGACGGCGACGGCATCGACGTCGACTACGCTGACGTCGTCGACGAGACGACCCTCGTGCCACTGACCGGCGCGGGGCACACGTCGGGGCGGGCGCTCGTGGCCGCCCGTGTCGGCACCACCCGCCTGATCGACAACTTGCTCCTCGCGCTCCGACAGGAGCGCAGACTCGACCCACCTGCCGACGCTGACCGCGCGAGTCGCAACGGCCCAGGGGGCTCCGGGGAGCGCAGAGTTGACCGGCCTGCCGACGCTGACCGCGCGAGTCGCTACGGCCCAGGGAACCTGCGGCCAGTGGACGAGGGACTGGAGGCCCACTGA
- a CDS encoding type III pantothenate kinase, with protein sequence MLLVMDIGNSQTVVGVYDDERLMRHWRVSTEARRTSDELALQLEGLLTLMDLSLSRHVTGVAISSVVPQLTEAFRQMADRYLEVAPIVVGPGIRTGMAIRTDNPREVGADRLVNALAAFNKYGGPGIVVDFGTATSFDVYDASGAFLGGAIAPGVQTSMAALSARGAQLGAVELIRPVHAIGRSTVESMQSGAIYGFAGQVDRLIETITDELPTAPVVVVATGGLAPAITDACRQIDHHDQWLTLRGLRLVWERNR encoded by the coding sequence ATGCTGCTGGTGATGGACATCGGCAACTCACAGACGGTTGTCGGCGTGTACGACGACGAACGCCTCATGCGGCACTGGCGCGTGTCAACCGAGGCGCGGCGCACATCCGACGAGCTCGCGCTCCAGCTGGAGGGCCTGCTGACGCTGATGGACCTGTCGCTGTCGCGTCATGTCACGGGCGTGGCCATCTCGTCGGTCGTGCCACAGCTGACCGAGGCGTTTCGCCAGATGGCGGACCGGTACCTCGAGGTCGCGCCGATCGTAGTCGGTCCCGGCATCAGGACAGGCATGGCGATCCGAACCGACAACCCGCGCGAGGTCGGCGCCGACCGCCTGGTCAACGCGCTCGCCGCCTTCAACAAGTACGGCGGGCCGGGCATCGTGGTCGACTTCGGCACGGCGACCAGCTTCGACGTCTACGACGCATCGGGCGCGTTCCTTGGCGGCGCGATCGCGCCTGGCGTTCAGACGTCGATGGCGGCCCTGTCGGCCCGTGGCGCCCAGCTCGGTGCGGTCGAGCTCATCCGGCCCGTCCACGCCATCGGCCGCAGCACGGTCGAGTCGATGCAGTCCGGCGCCATCTACGGCTTCGCCGGCCAGGTCGACCGGCTGATCGAGACGATCACCGATGAGCTGCCGACGGCGCCGGTCGTCGTCGTCGCGACCGGTGGGCTTGCGCCGGCGATCACCGACGCGTGTCGCCAGATCGATCACCACGACCAGTGGCTCACGCTGCGGGGGCTACGCCTCGTATGGGAGCGCAACCGCTGA
- a CDS encoding FAD-linked oxidase C-terminal domain-containing protein: MTIAQIRDEMLDLLGPDGVITAGPQLRTYECDGLTGYRVRPALVVLPTTTEHVAAVIRACRRTGVPFVARGSGTGLSGGALPHADGVLVVLARMRSILHVDVENRYLVAEPGVTNAKISAAVADHGLYYAPDPSSQIVCSIGGNVAENSGGVHCLKYGFTTNHVQGLEFVTTDGEVVDLGGPVVDTPGYDLRGVVVGSEGTLGIATKVVVRLLRRPEAVETLLADFDTPREAGDAVTAITTAGIMPAGMEMMDELAIQACEEDARVGLNLQAGAVLVVELDGPRAEVAALFGEVQRHCEDAGATNIRIAEDAAERALIWKGRKAAFAAMGRLSRDYFVQDGVIPRTKLGEVLERIDEMSTETGYRVANVFHAGDGNLHPLVLYDGRNEGEADEAEELAIRIVELCVESGGSITGEHGVGTDKACSMPKMFGEEDLALMQRVRAAFDPDGICNPGKLFPTPRLCGERPGPYRPHALEQAGLAERL, from the coding sequence GTGACCATCGCGCAGATCCGCGACGAGATGCTCGACCTGCTCGGTCCCGACGGCGTCATCACCGCCGGCCCCCAGCTGCGGACCTACGAGTGCGACGGGCTGACCGGCTACCGTGTGCGTCCCGCACTGGTGGTGCTGCCAACGACGACCGAGCACGTCGCGGCAGTCATCCGTGCGTGCCGGCGCACGGGCGTGCCGTTCGTGGCGCGGGGCTCGGGTACGGGCCTGTCCGGCGGTGCCTTGCCGCACGCGGACGGGGTCCTGGTGGTCCTGGCCCGGATGCGGTCGATCCTGCACGTCGACGTCGAGAACCGCTACCTGGTCGCCGAGCCGGGCGTGACCAACGCAAAGATCTCCGCGGCCGTCGCTGACCACGGCCTGTACTACGCCCCGGACCCGTCCAGCCAGATCGTGTGTTCCATCGGCGGCAACGTCGCGGAGAACTCCGGTGGCGTGCACTGCCTGAAGTACGGGTTCACGACCAACCACGTCCAGGGGCTCGAGTTCGTGACCACCGACGGCGAGGTCGTCGACCTGGGGGGACCGGTCGTCGACACCCCCGGTTACGACCTGCGCGGCGTGGTGGTCGGCTCGGAAGGCACCCTGGGCATCGCGACCAAGGTCGTGGTGCGGCTGCTGCGTCGGCCGGAGGCGGTCGAGACGCTCCTGGCCGACTTCGACACACCGCGCGAGGCCGGCGATGCGGTCACCGCGATCACGACCGCGGGGATCATGCCGGCGGGCATGGAGATGATGGATGAGCTGGCGATCCAGGCGTGCGAGGAGGACGCTCGGGTCGGGCTCAACCTGCAGGCCGGCGCGGTGCTGGTCGTCGAGCTCGACGGCCCGCGGGCCGAGGTGGCCGCGCTGTTCGGCGAGGTGCAGCGCCACTGCGAGGATGCGGGGGCCACCAACATCCGGATCGCGGAGGACGCCGCCGAGCGCGCGCTGATCTGGAAGGGACGCAAGGCCGCGTTCGCAGCGATGGGCCGGCTGTCGCGCGACTACTTCGTCCAGGACGGCGTGATTCCGCGTACCAAGCTCGGTGAGGTGCTCGAACGCATCGACGAGATGAGCACCGAGACCGGCTACCGCGTGGCCAACGTCTTCCACGCCGGCGACGGCAACCTGCACCCACTCGTGCTCTACGACGGCCGCAACGAGGGCGAGGCCGACGAGGCCGAGGAGCTGGCGATCCGCATCGTCGAGCTGTGCGTCGAGTCGGGTGGCTCGATCACGGGCGAGCACGGCGTGGGCACCGACAAGGCGTGCTCGATGCCCAAGATGTTCGGCGAGGAGGACCTCGCGCTGATGCAGCGGGTGCGAGCGGCGTTTGACCCCGACGGGATCTGCAACCCCGGCAAGCTGTTCCCGACGCCGCGGCTGTGTGGCGAGCGGCCGGGTCCGTACCGCCCGCACGCGCTCGAGCAGGCCGGCCTGGCGGAGCGGCTGTGA
- a CDS encoding FAD-binding protein: MSTGTVSTARPGSLAETREAILDTAGPLLFTGGGTKLGWGVEPDGVEVIVGTSAMTDVLAYDAADATVAVQAGITVAELQRTLAEHDQWLAIDPPHVDDGATVGGVLASNDAGPRRVAHGTMRDLVIGATYVLSDGSVGRTGGFVIKNVAGYDMAKLLCGSLGTLALVAEVVLRVHPRPQTSATLRLPAGAAKAARAAVAVGAAPIEPAAFEWSDATLWIRFAGHGDAVRDQIERTAALLGDGRGDTDVLAGEDEATAWDRLTADLAGHQGETVVRGACLPSRLPEAARSCAAAADEAGVDVALQATVPLGVLTARVAGGDAAAHAGFVETWRGWLAADGGHAVVRRTADGVADVVDVWGPLPSAIGLMRRVKQQLDPDGRCAPGRFVGGI, translated from the coding sequence GTGAGCACTGGCACCGTGTCCACTGCGCGCCCAGGGAGCCTTGCGGAGACGCGCGAGGCGATCCTGGACACCGCCGGTCCACTGCTGTTCACCGGGGGTGGCACGAAGCTGGGCTGGGGCGTCGAGCCGGACGGCGTCGAGGTGATCGTCGGGACGTCCGCCATGACCGACGTGCTCGCCTACGACGCGGCCGACGCCACGGTCGCGGTGCAGGCCGGCATCACCGTGGCCGAGCTGCAGCGCACGCTGGCCGAGCACGACCAGTGGCTGGCGATCGACCCTCCGCACGTCGACGATGGTGCGACGGTCGGCGGCGTCCTGGCGAGCAACGACGCGGGGCCCCGCCGGGTCGCCCACGGCACGATGCGCGACCTCGTGATCGGCGCGACCTACGTCCTGTCCGACGGCTCGGTGGGCCGCACCGGCGGGTTCGTGATCAAGAACGTCGCCGGCTACGATATGGCCAAGCTGCTGTGCGGATCGCTCGGCACGCTGGCACTCGTGGCCGAGGTGGTCCTGCGGGTCCACCCCCGACCGCAGACCTCCGCGACGCTGCGGCTGCCGGCAGGTGCGGCGAAGGCCGCCCGCGCCGCGGTCGCAGTGGGCGCCGCGCCCATCGAGCCCGCCGCATTCGAGTGGTCGGACGCCACGCTGTGGATCCGGTTCGCGGGACACGGCGACGCGGTACGTGACCAGATCGAGCGGACTGCCGCGCTGCTGGGTGACGGCCGCGGGGACACCGACGTGCTGGCCGGCGAGGACGAGGCCACCGCGTGGGACCGGCTGACGGCGGACCTTGCCGGCCACCAGGGCGAGACGGTCGTGCGCGGCGCGTGCCTGCCGAGCCGCCTGCCCGAGGCCGCCAGGTCGTGCGCGGCGGCCGCCGACGAGGCCGGCGTCGACGTCGCGCTGCAGGCGACGGTGCCACTGGGCGTCCTGACCGCGCGCGTCGCCGGTGGCGACGCCGCAGCGCACGCCGGCTTCGTCGAGACGTGGCGCGGTTGGCTGGCCGCCGACGGCGGCCACGCCGTCGTGCGCCGCACGGCCGACGGCGTGGCTGACGTCGTCGACGTCTGGGGTCCGCTACCGTCGGCCATCGGCCTCATGCGCCGCGTCAAGCAGCAGCTCGACCCCGATGGGCGGTGTGCCCCGGGGCGCTTCGTGGGAGGGATCTGA
- a CDS encoding NAD(P)-dependent oxidoreductase, whose translation MGIDRVGFIGLGIMGRGMSRNLLAAGFDVTVWNRTRERAAEVVDAGATLAGSPAEVAEACDIVVICVSDTPDVEHVLTGDDGVIIGASPGDLVVDCSTISPHATRSLAGTLAERGVAMLDAPVSGGSEGAAQGTLSIMVGGPAAQFERARRVLEAMGSSITHVGEEHGAGQAVKLVNQILVVHNMLGISEALLLAAAEGLDLQRTLDAVSSGAAGSWMLSNRGPQVIARDWSPGFTIDLQQKDLRLVLEAFERLQLPALGTGLISQLYATLQRRGLGGDGNHALVRALEQLAGVEVGG comes from the coding sequence ATGGGGATCGACCGCGTGGGCTTCATCGGGCTCGGGATCATGGGCCGCGGGATGAGCCGGAACCTGCTCGCGGCCGGGTTCGACGTGACGGTGTGGAACCGCACCCGCGAGCGCGCCGCCGAGGTCGTCGACGCGGGCGCGACGCTGGCGGGCTCGCCGGCCGAGGTCGCGGAGGCCTGCGACATCGTCGTGATCTGTGTGAGCGACACGCCCGACGTCGAGCACGTGCTCACCGGCGATGACGGCGTCATCATCGGCGCGTCGCCCGGTGACCTGGTCGTCGACTGCTCGACCATCAGCCCTCACGCGACCCGCTCCTTGGCCGGCACGCTGGCCGAGCGCGGCGTCGCGATGCTCGACGCGCCTGTCAGCGGCGGCAGCGAGGGCGCGGCGCAGGGCACGCTCAGCATCATGGTCGGGGGGCCGGCGGCGCAGTTCGAGCGTGCCCGTCGGGTGCTCGAGGCGATGGGCTCGTCGATCACGCACGTCGGCGAGGAGCACGGTGCGGGTCAGGCGGTCAAGCTCGTCAACCAGATCCTGGTGGTGCACAACATGCTCGGGATCAGCGAGGCGCTGCTGCTCGCGGCCGCCGAGGGCCTGGACCTGCAGCGCACGCTCGACGCCGTGAGCAGCGGCGCCGCCGGCAGCTGGATGCTGAGCAACCGCGGCCCGCAGGTCATCGCGCGCGACTGGTCCCCGGGCTTCACGATCGACCTGCAGCAGAAGGACCTGCGCCTCGTGCTCGAGGCCTTCGAACGGCTGCAGCTGCCGGCCCTCGGGACCGGGCTGATCAGCCAGCTCTACGCGACCCTGCAGCGCCGCGGCCTGGGTGGCGATGGCAACCATGCGCTCGTGCGGGCGCTGGAGCAGCTGGCCGGGGTCGAGGTCGGCGGCTGA
- a CDS encoding heterodisulfide reductase-related iron-sulfur binding cluster: MADARAVPDEHEAGGPVETEVARHGRSSFDALRPPSDELLADCVHCGFCLPTCPTYALWGEEMDSPRGRIYLMELASSGDIAIDDVFVTHMDRCLGCMACVTACPSGVQYDKLIEATRPQIERNHPRTAADRWFRRLVFALFPYPRRLRLAALLGLAYQRLRIGDLLRRSGLMARVPVRLQALEGLLPEVSMRDLQRHMPTHVAPRGLPGDVRAPAPVRRVGLVTGCVQSVYFGDVNVATARVLAMEGCEVVIPSDQGCCGALMEHAGEEEMALAHARRMIATMEGADVDTIVINAAGCGSTLKEYGHLLRDDPAWADRATAFAGKVRDISEVIDELEPRAPRYPIPARVAYHDACHLAHAQGVRHQPRSVLGEIPELEVVELSEPDICCGSAGIYNLLQPEAASDLGVRKAATVAAVAPDALVTSNPGCLLQLKRHLAVDLPLLHPVQVVDASLRGVNPISS; encoded by the coding sequence ATGGCCGACGCCCGGGCGGTGCCCGATGAGCACGAGGCCGGGGGTCCGGTCGAGACCGAGGTGGCCCGGCACGGCCGCAGCTCGTTCGACGCGCTGCGGCCTCCGTCCGACGAGCTGCTCGCCGACTGTGTCCACTGCGGCTTCTGCCTGCCGACGTGCCCCACATACGCCTTGTGGGGCGAGGAGATGGACTCGCCGCGCGGGCGAATCTACCTGATGGAGCTGGCGTCGTCAGGCGACATCGCGATCGACGACGTGTTCGTCACGCACATGGACCGCTGCCTGGGGTGCATGGCGTGCGTGACAGCCTGTCCGTCCGGCGTGCAGTACGACAAGCTCATCGAGGCGACGCGACCGCAGATCGAGCGCAACCATCCACGGACCGCCGCCGACCGGTGGTTCCGGCGCCTGGTGTTCGCGCTGTTCCCTTATCCCCGCCGGCTGCGGCTGGCCGCGTTGCTGGGGCTGGCGTACCAGCGGCTGCGGATCGGTGACCTCCTGCGCCGCAGCGGGCTGATGGCGCGTGTGCCGGTACGCCTGCAGGCGCTGGAGGGCCTGCTGCCCGAGGTGTCGATGCGCGACCTGCAGCGGCACATGCCGACCCACGTCGCGCCGCGCGGGCTGCCCGGCGACGTGCGCGCGCCTGCGCCGGTGCGCCGGGTCGGCCTGGTCACCGGGTGCGTGCAGTCGGTGTACTTCGGCGACGTCAACGTGGCGACCGCACGCGTGCTCGCCATGGAGGGCTGCGAGGTCGTCATTCCGTCCGACCAGGGCTGCTGCGGCGCGCTGATGGAACACGCCGGCGAGGAGGAGATGGCGCTGGCCCACGCGCGGCGCATGATCGCGACGATGGAGGGGGCCGACGTCGACACGATCGTGATCAACGCGGCAGGCTGCGGCTCGACGCTCAAGGAGTACGGGCATCTGCTGCGCGACGATCCCGCGTGGGCCGACCGCGCGACAGCGTTCGCGGGGAAGGTGCGCGACATCTCCGAGGTCATCGATGAGCTCGAGCCGCGGGCACCCCGTTACCCGATCCCGGCCAGGGTCGCCTACCACGACGCCTGCCACCTGGCGCACGCGCAGGGCGTGCGGCACCAGCCCCGTTCCGTGCTCGGTGAGATCCCCGAGCTCGAGGTGGTCGAGCTGTCCGAGCCGGACATCTGCTGCGGATCGGCGGGCATCTACAACCTGCTCCAGCCCGAGGCGGCGTCGGACCTGGGCGTGCGCAAGGCGGCGACGGTCGCCGCGGTCGCCCCCGATGCGCTGGTGACCTCGAACCCGGGGTGCCTGCTCCAACTCAAGCGCCACCTCGCGGTCGACCTGCCCCTGCTGCACCCTGTGCAGGTGGTGGACGCGTCCCTGCGCGGCGTCAACCCCATCTCGTCGTAG
- a CDS encoding Rossmann-like and DUF2520 domain-containing protein produces MTSDDVASLSVGVIGPGRVGTALALALADAGHPVVAVAGRAGIDDPAAATFAATVPVSSVTTPARVVAVADLVLLTVGDDALPALVRDLATDDAVHPGVRVVHTSGRHGVAVLRPVALAGARVVACHPAQTFPTPAAGRRDLPGTAWAVTAASGDREWAHALVTRLGGDPVDVREEDRVRYHAALSVGANGTSAVVALARDLLFAAGIDAPGRFLTPLATSSAGNAAEHGAAALTGPVRRGDRATIDAHLADLRMVLPEAVPAYRALARLALSYARRAGLDEERAAAIRTILDAE; encoded by the coding sequence GTGACGTCGGACGACGTCGCGTCGCTGTCGGTCGGCGTGATCGGGCCCGGGCGGGTTGGTACCGCGCTGGCGTTGGCCCTCGCGGACGCCGGCCATCCGGTGGTAGCGGTTGCCGGCCGCGCCGGCATCGACGATCCCGCGGCCGCGACCTTCGCCGCGACGGTGCCGGTGAGCAGCGTGACCACGCCGGCGCGGGTCGTCGCCGTGGCGGATCTGGTCCTGCTGACGGTCGGTGACGATGCCCTGCCAGCGCTCGTCCGCGATCTGGCGACCGACGACGCGGTGCACCCCGGCGTGCGGGTCGTTCACACGTCGGGACGGCACGGCGTGGCGGTGCTGCGGCCCGTGGCGCTGGCCGGCGCGCGCGTCGTGGCATGCCACCCCGCGCAGACGTTCCCGACGCCCGCCGCCGGCCGGCGGGACCTGCCGGGCACCGCCTGGGCCGTGACCGCGGCGTCCGGTGACCGCGAATGGGCGCACGCGCTGGTCACGAGGCTCGGCGGCGACCCTGTCGACGTCCGCGAGGAGGATCGCGTGCGGTACCACGCAGCGCTGTCGGTGGGCGCCAACGGCACGAGCGCGGTCGTCGCCCTGGCCCGGGACTTGCTGTTCGCGGCCGGCATCGATGCACCCGGACGCTTCCTGACGCCGTTGGCCACCAGTTCGGCGGGCAACGCCGCCGAGCATGGCGCCGCGGCCTTGACCGGTCCGGTCCGGCGGGGGGACCGGGCCACGATCGACGCCCACCTCGCGGACCTGCGAATGGTTCTGCCCGAGGCCGTCCCGGCGTACCGTGCGCTCGCACGGCTGGCGCTGTCCTACGCTCGCCGCGCAGGGCTCGACGAGGAGCGGGCCGCCGCGATCCGCACGATCCTCGACGCGGAGTGA